In Juglans microcarpa x Juglans regia isolate MS1-56 chromosome 8D, Jm3101_v1.0, whole genome shotgun sequence, the following are encoded in one genomic region:
- the LOC121242871 gene encoding LOW QUALITY PROTEIN: protein decapping 5-like (The sequence of the model RefSeq protein was modified relative to this genomic sequence to represent the inferred CDS: deleted 2 bases in 1 codon) produces MASESASRTSPTADSYIGSLISLTSKSEIRYEGVLYNINTHESSIGLRNVRSFGTEGRKKDGPQVPPGDKIYEYILFRGSDIKDLQVKSSPPVQPTPPINNDPAIIQSHYPHPASTSTSLPLAVSGSLSDLSSHTAQLGLHGSSFQGGLPLYQPGGNIAPWGATPSPSSANGGGIAMPMYWQGYYGPQVGFHLHQHSLLHPPPGLSMPSSLQPPMQYPNINTSLPTGASNLPDQPSPLPPPIFNSVNLSSSSLAPLTLPPVPSVTLTSETLGNSVLNKAPPSFGLPAIALGSSLPSLAPLTMSSPDINAIVPPINKSPAIPSPILSYQASSKSTSSIAGTSNSIHTETPAPSLVTPGQLLQSVPTTVSSSQTSQIALKDVDVVQISSSPSLSEPILPVSAEAQPPILPLPVPSQVAQKPNGTPFQHRHGYRGRDRGRGMGSSRPAKKFSEDFDFIAMNEKFKKDEVWGHLGKSSKSHSMDKEGDEKFGDEDDTQDDDGELPKFGVKQPVYNKDDFFDSLSCNALGHESQNGRTKFSEQMKIDTETFGDFARYQGGRGGRGHGRGGRFRGGFHGRGYSHVGRGWGRGVSSRGP; encoded by the exons ATGGCTTCCGAAAGTGCTTCCAGAACGAGTCCAACGGCCGATTCCTACATTGGGAGCTTGATAAGCTTGACTTCCAAGAGCGAGATTAGATATGAGGGCGTGCTCTACAACATCAATACTCATGAGTCCAGCATTGGACTCCGAAATG TACGATCATTTGGAAcagaaggaaggaaaaaagatgGTCCGCAAGTCCCTCCAGGTGACAAAATTTATGAATACATACTATTCCGTGGGAGTGACATCAAG GATTTACAGGTTAAATCTTCTCCACCTGTTCAGCCTACACCACCTATAAACAATGATCCAGCTATTATTCAG TCTCACTATCCTCACCCAGCTTCTACTTCTACAAGCTTACCTCTTGCTGTTAGTGGGTCTTTGTCAGATCTTAGTTCACATACTGCACAGTTGGGACTCCATGGATCAAGTTTCCAAGGTGGCCTTCCTTTGTATCAACCTGGAGGTAATATAGCTCCCTGGGGAGCTACACCATCTCCTTCTAGTGCAAATGGTGGTGGGATTGCTATGCCAATGTACTGGCAAGGATACTATGGCCCCCAAGTGGGCTTC CATTTGCATCAGCATTCTTTGCTTCATCCACCACCCGGACTGTCAATGCCTTCTTCACTGCAGCCGCCGATGCAATATCCTAATATTAATACCTCTTTACCCACTGGAGCTTCAAACTTACCTGACCAACCATCTCCTTTGCCTCCTCCTATTTTTAATTCTGTGAATTTAAGCTCTAGTTCCTTAGCACCACTAACTCTGCCTCCTGTCCCTTCAGTCACACTAACTTCTGAAACATTAGGAAACTCAGTGCTTAACAAGGCACCACCTAGTTTTGGCCTTCCTGCAATTGCATTAGGTTCTAGTTTGCCATCTCTGGCTCCTTTAACTATGTCTAGTCCAGATATAAATGCTATTGTGCCACCAATCAACAAGTCTCCTGCAATTCCTAGTCCAATCTTGTCGTATCAAGCCTCTTCTAAATCTACATCGTCTATTGCTGGAACATCCAACTCTATTCACACGGAAACACCAGCACCCTCATTGGTAACTCCGGGTCAGCTGTTGCAGTCTGTACCTACCACAGtttcttcttctcaaacttcccAAATAGCGCTAAAGGATGTAGATGTGGTTCAAATATCATCATCACCTTCATTATCAGAACCAATATTGCCAGTTTCAGCTGAAGCTCAGCCGCCAATACTTCCATTACCAGTACCTTCACAAGTTGCTCAAAAG CCAAATGGAACTCCTTTTCAACATCGTCATGGTTACCGGGGACGTGATAGAGGAAGAGGAATGGGG AGTTCACGTCCAGCAAAAAAATTCTCTGAAGATTTTGATTTCATAGCTATGAATGAGAAATTTAAGAAGGATGAAGTGTGGGGTCATCTTGGCAAGAGTAGTAAATCTCATTCAATGGACAAAGAAGGGGATGAAAAATTTGGCGATGAAGATGATACTCAAGACGATGATGGTGAATTACCAAAATTTGGGGTCAAG CAGCCTGTCTATAATAAGGATGATTTCTTTGATTCCCTCTCCTGCAATGCACTTGGTCATGAATCACAGAATGGAAGGACTAAATTCTCTGAGCAAATGAAGATAGACACAGAG ACTTTTGGTGACTTTGCAAGGTATCAGGGTGGTCGaggaggtcgtggacatgggcgCGGTGGTCGTTTCCGTGGTGGTTTCCATGGAAGGGGGTATAGTCATGTTGGGAGGGGCTGGGGGCGGGGCGTTTCCAGTCGTGGCCCATAG
- the LOC121242872 gene encoding clavaminate synthase-like protein At3g21360 — translation MHNPIEVNSPINSTKLRERERVMEFSCKAFKVGKCEGQKVVDGETMPLLLQAPEPNKTGLDSLLSDLKENKEWFEQMLIKNSAILLRGYNLTNAEDFNEIIEAFGWEDIRYVGPAPRTHVYKRVWTANEGPLSEFIYYHHEMVLINESPKKLALFCDIPPPEGGETPFVPSFRVTERMLEEFPEALQEMEEKGLKYTFTALSRSDTSSMRGRGWEDAFGTSDRVEAERRANALGMDMEWLPNGAAKTILGPRSLTRVFDGRKGRRMWFNTLVGMHGKEHSSAMMADGTEIPDNVVKRCGEIIEEESIQFKWEKGDVLFFDNMALLHGRRPSLPPRRVLVTTCK, via the exons ATGCATAACCCCATTGAAGTAAACAGCCCCATAAACAGCACaaaactcagagagagagagagagtcatggAATTCTCTTGCAAAGCCTTCAAGGTCGGAAAATGTGAAGGGCAAAAGGTGGTGGATGGCGAAACCATGCCACTACTGCTACAAGCGCCAGAACCCAACAAGACAGGCTTGGATTCCCTTCTCTCTGATCTCAAAGAAAACAAGGAGTGGTTTGAGCAGATGCTCATCAAGAACAGTGCTATCCTCCTCCGAGGCTACAATCTTACCAACGCCGAGGATTTCAATGAGATCATAGAAGCCTTCGGCTGGGAAGACATTCGTTATGTTGGACCCGCCCCAAGGACACATGTTTATAAACGTGTATGGACGGCCAACGAGGGACCTCTCTCCGAGTTCATATACTACCACCATGAGATGGTTTTG ATCAATGAATCTCCGAAGAAATTAGCTCTTTTCTGTGATATACCACCCCCTGAAGGTGGAGAGACGCCCTTTGTTCCAAGCTTCCGTGTAACGGAAAGGATGCTAGAGGAGTTCCCAGAAGCTCTGCAGGAAATGGAGGAGAAAGGGTTAAAATACACATTCACAGCCCTTAGCAGGAGCGATACATCCTCCATGAGAGGCAGAGGCTGGGAGGATGCTTTTGGGACATCGGATCGCGTAGAAGCTGAGAGAAG GGCTAATGCTCTAGGGATGGACATGGAGTGGTTACCAAATGGTGCGGCGAAGACAATATTGGGGCCGCGAAGTCTGACAAGGGTGTTTGATGGAAGAAAAGGAAGGAGGATGTGGTTCAACACGTTAGTGGGGATGCATGGGAAGGAGCACAGCTCAGCCATGATGGCAGACGGAACAGAGATACCGGATAATGTGGTAAAGAGATGCGGAGAAATCATTGAAGAAGAGAGCATCCAATTCAAATGGGAGAAGGGTGATGTTCTCTTCTTTGATAACATGGCTTTGCTTCATGGAAGAAGGCCTTCTCTTCCTCCCAGAAGAGTCTTGGTTACCACATGCAAGTAG